Proteins encoded in a region of the Populus nigra chromosome 3, ddPopNigr1.1, whole genome shotgun sequence genome:
- the LOC133688939 gene encoding probable aquaporin SIP2-1 isoform X1, protein MHKQLTQSKNLNKSKNPSPKTLTHKKVSIFFFYKMVSKTRLIVSDFIVSIIWVWNGALIKMFVFKVLQMGHDSRGEFMRQSLTVGSLFFFAFLAKVTKGASFNPLAVLSSAISGDFSQFLFTIGTRIPAQVIGSITAVRLLIDTFPEIGRGPRLNVDIHKGALTEGLLAFGVVTISLGLARKIPGSFFMKTWISSISKLSLHILGSDLTGGCMNPASVMGWAYARGDHITKEHILVYWLAPIQGALLAAYTFKLLFRPQKQDEKEKLKGKTD, encoded by the exons ATGCACAAACAATTAACCCAAAgcaaaaaccttaataaaagcAAGAACCCATCTCCGAAAACCTTAACCCACaaaaaagtttcaatcttttttttttacaaaatggtTTCTAAGACTCGTTTAATTGTGTCAGATTTTATAGTTTCTATTATTTGGGTATGGAATGGTGCTTTGATAAAGATGTTTGTGTTCAAGGTTTTGCAGATGGGGCATGATTCAAGAGGTGAATTTATGAGGCAGTCTTTGACGGTTGGGAGCCTgttcttttttgctttcttgGCTAAGGTTACTAAAGGAGCGTCTTTTAATCCTCTTGCTGTTTTGTCTTCTGCTATTTCTGGGGATTTCTCTCAGTTTCTCTTCACCATTGGGACTAGAATACCTGCTCAG GTGATTGGATCTATCACTGCGGTTCGGCTTCTTATCGACACCTTTCCTGAGATTGGACGTGGACCACGCTTGAATGTTGACATCCATAAAGGAGCTCTCACAGAAGGATTGCTGGCATTTGGAGTTGTTACCATCTCTCTTGGGCTTGCAAGAAAGATCCCTGGAAGTTTCTTCATGAAGACTTGGATATCAAGTATTTCAAAGTTATCTCTTCACATACTTGGTTCTGATCTAACGGGCGGTTGTATGAACCCAGCCTCA GTGATGGGATGGGCTTATGCCCGTGGGGATCATATAACCAAGGAGCACATACTCGTGTACTGGCTTGCCCCAATACAGGGAGCTCTTCTGGCAGCATATACATTTAAGTTGCTCTTTCGGCCACAAAAACAAGACGAGAAAGAAAAGTTGAAGGGCAAAACAGATTGA
- the LOC133688939 gene encoding probable aquaporin SIP2-1 isoform X2: MHKQLTQSKNLNKSKNPSPKTLTHKKVSIFFFYKMVSKTRLIVSDFIVSIIWVWNGALIKMFVFKVLQMGHDSRGEFMRQSLTFLFTIGTRIPAQVIGSITAVRLLIDTFPEIGRGPRLNVDIHKGALTEGLLAFGVVTISLGLARKIPGSFFMKTWISSISKLSLHILGSDLTGGCMNPASVMGWAYARGDHITKEHILVYWLAPIQGALLAAYTFKLLFRPQKQDEKEKLKGKTD, translated from the exons ATGCACAAACAATTAACCCAAAgcaaaaaccttaataaaagcAAGAACCCATCTCCGAAAACCTTAACCCACaaaaaagtttcaatcttttttttttacaaaatggtTTCTAAGACTCGTTTAATTGTGTCAGATTTTATAGTTTCTATTATTTGGGTATGGAATGGTGCTTTGATAAAGATGTTTGTGTTCAAGGTTTTGCAGATGGGGCATGATTCAAGAGGTGAATTTATGAGGCAGTCTTTGACG TTTCTCTTCACCATTGGGACTAGAATACCTGCTCAG GTGATTGGATCTATCACTGCGGTTCGGCTTCTTATCGACACCTTTCCTGAGATTGGACGTGGACCACGCTTGAATGTTGACATCCATAAAGGAGCTCTCACAGAAGGATTGCTGGCATTTGGAGTTGTTACCATCTCTCTTGGGCTTGCAAGAAAGATCCCTGGAAGTTTCTTCATGAAGACTTGGATATCAAGTATTTCAAAGTTATCTCTTCACATACTTGGTTCTGATCTAACGGGCGGTTGTATGAACCCAGCCTCA GTGATGGGATGGGCTTATGCCCGTGGGGATCATATAACCAAGGAGCACATACTCGTGTACTGGCTTGCCCCAATACAGGGAGCTCTTCTGGCAGCATATACATTTAAGTTGCTCTTTCGGCCACAAAAACAAGACGAGAAAGAAAAGTTGAAGGGCAAAACAGATTGA